Proteins from one Patescibacteria group bacterium genomic window:
- a CDS encoding O-antigen ligase family protein, whose amino-acid sequence MTFKKVNYQYFERVAEYGLYIFVFLLPLQTRWMAVLGKLNDGYWEYGTISLYATDILLIVLLFCCFFVLSRKDCRISRIWWLVGILKLAVFISIFFAFDWKLALYGWGRFLLGIGLFFLLTHIKYDRVKLYWSLIFAGVAQSLLALQQFFTQNVFASKWLGVASQRASDLGVSVVAAGSERFLRTYGSLPHPNILGGFLAIVLLVNIILYFELHNRDKYLVSGIKYKASLLLCLVIFVINFVGLLLTFSRAAALGFLAGFIVLLLHCFIVSRSKEAIFALAKFVIIIAIAGGIFVGLFKGPVAGRLNANSRLEAKSITERTAYTQEAWQIIKNHRLFGAGVKNYGLAVYNEIDGTLSAYEYQPVHNVFLLVWAEIGVVGFLLFIAPLLHCYIANWRRRNLETLALLVALIVLMCFDHWLWSLAFGVYLFWGVIGLSIKRLC is encoded by the coding sequence ATGACATTTAAAAAAGTAAACTACCAATATTTTGAAAGAGTGGCAGAGTATGGTTTGTACATATTTGTTTTTTTACTCCCCTTGCAGACGCGGTGGATGGCTGTTTTAGGAAAGTTGAATGACGGATATTGGGAATATGGTACGATTAGTTTGTACGCTACTGATATATTGTTAATTGTTTTGTTGTTTTGTTGTTTTTTTGTTTTATCGCGTAAAGATTGCAGAATTTCAAGGATATGGTGGCTGGTTGGGATTTTGAAGTTGGCTGTTTTTATTTCAATTTTTTTCGCCTTTGACTGGAAATTGGCGCTATACGGCTGGGGGCGGTTTCTGCTGGGCATTGGATTATTTTTTTTGTTGACGCACATTAAATATGACAGAGTAAAGTTATATTGGAGTTTAATATTTGCCGGCGTGGCGCAATCTCTTCTGGCTCTGCAGCAGTTTTTTACCCAGAACGTTTTTGCAAGCAAGTGGCTGGGGGTAGCTTCCCAACGCGCGTCGGATTTGGGCGTGTCAGTCGTTGCAGCCGGTAGTGAGCGCTTTCTGCGCACCTACGGCAGTTTGCCGCACCCGAATATTTTAGGCGGATTTTTAGCCATAGTTTTGCTGGTAAATATTATTTTGTATTTTGAGTTGCACAACAGGGACAAGTATTTAGTATCTGGTATTAAGTATAAGGCAAGCTTGTTGTTGTGTCTTGTGATTTTTGTGATTAATTTTGTTGGCTTGCTGTTGACATTTTCACGAGCGGCTGCCCTGGGGTTTTTAGCGGGTTTTATTGTCCTATTGCTCCATTGTTTCATTGTTAGTCGTAGCAAAGAGGCTATTTTTGCTCTGGCAAAATTTGTCATAATCATAGCTATCGCGGGCGGAATTTTTGTTGGTTTATTTAAAGGGCCGGTTGCCGGCAGGTTGAATGCCAATAGCCGGCTGGAAGCAAAATCAATTACCGAGCGTACGGCATATACGCAGGAAGCTTGGCAAATTATCAAAAATCACCGGCTCTTCGGTGCGGGGGTTAAAAATTACGGCCTGGCAGTGTATAATGAAATTGACGGGACTTTGTCGGCGTACGAATATCAGCCGGTACATAATGTCTTTCTGCTCGTGTGGGCTGAAATTGGAGTCGTAGGATTCCTGCTGTTCATTGCTCCATTGCTCCATTGTTACATTGCTAACTGGCGACGACGAAATTTAGAAACTCTGGCCTTGCTCGTTGCGCTGATAGTACTGATGTGCTTTGACCACTGGCTGTGGAGTCTGGCATTTGGAGTTTATTTATTCTGGGGAGTGATTGGTTTATCAATAAAACGTTTATGTTAA
- a CDS encoding PHP domain-containing protein encodes MLIDLQLHSINSDGYLTPTELAAHCHKRGVKVASLTDHNTVSGLEEFKRACRDFKIKVVPSMELYVKLGSRHMNMLWYNFDADDPGLHKMLRDSQMRRRALVRRALNHLTQKKYVLDTNGILESHNHYLPINRIIDSFYALNKRRIQRELGKKNILETEIIRAYFRDKDKTRLHESYLDMTRVAKLKKQIGGQLVLAHPCKFRWVSEDTMRRLIKAGLDGVEVLTPHHSWEAVSYLQAMADRYKLIMTGGTDFHRFEEASWYEIKSSWSYFHIESTLLAGIEKIIG; translated from the coding sequence ATGTTAATAGACTTACAACTTCACTCAATCAATTCCGATGGTTATTTAACACCAACAGAACTCGCCGCCCACTGCCATAAGCGCGGTGTAAAGGTGGCGAGTCTGACCGACCACAACACCGTGAGCGGGCTGGAAGAATTCAAGCGCGCCTGCCGGGATTTTAAAATTAAAGTCGTGCCGTCCATGGAACTGTATGTCAAGCTGGGCAGCCGGCACATGAATATGCTTTGGTATAACTTTGACGCGGATGACCCCGGCTTGCACAAAATGTTGCGCGATTCGCAAATGCGCCGCCGCGCTTTGGTGCGCCGCGCTCTGAATCACCTGACACAAAAAAAATATGTGCTGGATACCAACGGCATTTTGGAAAGCCATAACCACTACTTGCCCATCAACCGCATTATTGACAGTTTTTATGCCCTCAACAAACGCCGTATCCAGCGCGAATTAGGCAAAAAAAATATTCTGGAAACTGAAATTATCCGCGCTTATTTCCGTGATAAGGACAAAACGCGCTTACATGAGAGCTACCTTGACATGACGCGCGTGGCCAAGTTAAAAAAACAAATTGGCGGGCAGCTGGTTTTGGCGCATCCGTGCAAGTTTCGCTGGGTGAGCGAAGACACTATGCGCAGACTCATCAAAGCCGGATTGGACGGCGTAGAGGTTTTAACGCCGCACCACTCGTGGGAAGCGGTCAGTTATCTGCAGGCCATGGCCGACCGCTATAAATTAATTATGACCGGCGGCACGGACTTCCACCGCTTTGAAGAGGCTTCGTGGTATGAGATTAAAAGTTCGTGGAGCTACTTTCACATTGAAAGCACATTGCTCGCCGGCATTGAAAAAATAATCGGCTAA
- a CDS encoding polysaccharide pyruvyl transferase family protein — MKIKLKIAHIHVWDKNNKGDVAIVLAVQELLKKYLGAIEIVDFPVEFLKCAREHDIKRLNSCALAVIGGGGIYYHYFLPYCGAIIKKIKIPLVIFGVGYIREIGARALTRQERESVAFLNNQAALISVRDNYSKQFLAANGVRKSNISVIGDPAIFLTERKCEVQKQNSKVKIGLNLNYAGWLGFGQHKSEILSAYAQAADYFQKNHDAQLYYFLHHPGEKVILKELPIKNLIIIDVAIREQKYIYSQLDIMIGMMLHSCVLAFGAGTPEINVAYDIRNKNFARFIGLPELFVALDELKEGILLERAKKVFQARERYRQQFSLKKNKIWQKHEQFLQKIQKLISSL; from the coding sequence ATGAAGATAAAGTTAAAAATCGCCCACATTCATGTCTGGGATAAGAACAATAAAGGTGATGTCGCTATTGTTTTGGCTGTTCAAGAGCTCTTAAAAAAATATTTAGGCGCCATTGAAATCGTTGATTTTCCGGTTGAGTTTTTGAAATGCGCGCGCGAACATGACATTAAGAGATTGAACAGTTGCGCTTTGGCCGTAATTGGCGGCGGTGGCATTTACTATCACTACTTTTTGCCATACTGCGGCGCAATTATAAAAAAAATAAAAATTCCCCTCGTCATTTTCGGCGTCGGCTACATCAGAGAAATCGGCGCACGCGCTTTAACCCGACAGGAAAGAGAAAGTGTCGCTTTTTTAAATAATCAAGCGGCACTGATATCAGTCAGGGATAATTATTCAAAGCAATTTTTAGCTGCTAACGGCGTTCGTAAAAGTAACATCAGCGTTATCGGCGACCCAGCTATATTTTTAACCGAAAGAAAATGTGAAGTACAAAAGCAAAATAGCAAGGTAAAAATTGGCTTAAATTTAAACTACGCAGGCTGGCTTGGTTTCGGCCAACACAAGTCAGAAATTCTTTCTGCTTACGCACAAGCGGCAGATTACTTTCAAAAAAATCATGACGCGCAATTGTATTATTTTTTGCATCATCCCGGTGAAAAAGTAATTTTAAAAGAATTGCCTATTAAGAATTTAATCATCATTGATGTTGCAATACGTGAACAGAAGTACATTTATTCTCAATTAGATATCATGATTGGCATGATGCTCCACTCTTGCGTTTTGGCATTTGGAGCGGGAACGCCGGAAATTAATGTCGCTTATGATATTCGTAATAAAAATTTTGCTCGTTTTATAGGATTACCGGAATTATTTGTGGCATTGGATGAGTTGAAAGAGGGGATATTATTAGAGCGGGCAAAGAAGGTTTTTCAAGCAAGAGAACGTTATCGTCAACAGTTTTCTCTGAAAAAAAATAAAATTTGGCAAAAGCACGAGCAGTTTTTACAAAAGATACAAAAGTTAATTTCCAGTTTATGA